Below is a window of Vigna radiata var. radiata cultivar VC1973A unplaced genomic scaffold, Vradiata_ver6 scaffold_51, whole genome shotgun sequence DNA.
CATCAGTAGATAGTCTTAGTAATATAGTATTAGAAGTATTggaatataaaaatgaattttttaagcATTTTGGATGTCAAATAGTTGTTAGGTTAAAAAATTTGACGATTTAAGTCCAGTATTTTTGTACATCATGCTAGAAAATGATGCATATGGTCCCAGGTTTGAGATGTCCTTTTCACTTTTGATGCATTTAAGATGTCTACATGGGGCTTCCTGTTAAATTAGGTTCTGAGCATACATGACGGTTACAAAACAGAGGTTGGTGGATCGGCTGAGATCACAAGGAGGAAGATATATTGCTCTCCATCTGAGATATGAGAAAGATATGCTGTCTTTTACCGGTTGCTCTTATGGTCTGACAGATGCAGAATCTGAAGAGCTTAGAATTTTGAGGTAGAGAGAATAGTTATTATGTATCAGCTGCTATGTGTTGAGATAAAAATGTATGTCTTTTGTATAACTCTAGAATAGGTAATCGTTGTGCtgattctttttaaaaaactgTTTCAATTCTTCTAGGGAGAATACAAATTATTGGAAAGTAAAAGCGATAAATTCAACAGAACAAAGAATTGGAGGATTTTGTCCACTTACTCCAAAGGAGGTGGGCATTTTTCTTCACGCTCTTGGATACCCACCATCCACACCAATATACATAGCAGCTGGAGAGATCTATGGTGGTAATACCCATCTTTCGGAGCTCTCATCCCGCTTCCCTAATCTAATCTTTAAGGTTTGTAAGTCATTGTTTTCTGTGCTAACAATAATCCAACACCTCGTAATTTGTGAGTGAGGTGTAATTATGCCTTGGTTAATTTGTGGTTAATGGTACCAGGAATCCCTTGCAACTTCTGAAGAGCTGAAAGATTTCACTAATCATGCTTCCCAAACTGCTGCTCTTGATTACATAATATGTGTAGAGAGTGATGTATTTGTTCCGTCATATTCGGGAAATATGGCAAGAGCAGTTGAGGGACACCGCAGATTCTTAGGTCACCGCAAGACAATCAATCCAGACAGGTAATGAATCCATGGAATTATAATTATGTGGCCTGTTGATACATTTCAACCACCTGTAGGTGTccattcttgtttttctttctttttctgctaTTTACATTTGTTTGCATTGGATGAGTGGAGATACTAAACAAAATGGGATTGTGAATGGGTGCTTGCAGAGAACGCTGGATAgtatttgttgtaaaaaaaaattatagaatttcagCATTGGACTTGTGTAAGAAAACCCATCGAAGCTACACTAAATGTAGTAGATTAGATAAGGGGTATCCTATTTGGTTTAGAGAACCAAGAAAATTATAAGGAAAACCTGAACAAGATTTAGATGTTAGTTAATGGAATATTATGGCATCATTTGATTCAGGTGGCTACTCCCTTAATAAGAAAAGGCTAAGTCATTGTTATTGTCTATGTTTGTTTCTTACACAGTCGTTTGATGCATGTTCTTTTGCATCAGGCTAGTGCGATGCATGTCCACCATGCTAATAACGATGATGTTTGCTGTGCCATAGAAGTTTTAATGATCTAATATCTCATTCTGGATTTCACTTATGCAGAAAAGTACTTGAATTTATACTTTTCTATTCGTCATATTTACCCCCTTCCAAATTCTTGTTCATTTGATCTTCAGGAAAGGTCTGGTTGGAATTTTTGATATGGTGGAAACTGGAGTGCTTGAAGAAGGAAAGGAACTGTCGCAAATGGTTCAGCGGATGCACAAGAACAGGTATCATTCTTGCATACCATTCTTTAGATTCCTTTCCCTTTGGCGCCTCTGTGACCTTATTATCCACTTATCAAGATGACATGatgattagaaattaaaattggttACAAactgcatttttcttttatttttgaagtatGTTTCCTGTTGTCCTTTTAATATCTAATTATTCTTACTTAATCTAACATGCTTTACTAGTTCTTTCCCTTGCAACCTTAGTTGATCTCATTTTCtctgtaataaaaataaaagaatttatatattttgcaatGTTATACACGTAGGCAAGGAGCTCCAAGGAAAAGGCATGGTTCTCCGCCAGGAGTCAAAGGCCGGGCACGATTTAAGACTGAAGAGTCCTTTTATGAAAATCCATATCCTGAGTGTATATGTGGCTCTAAAAGCAAACTAGAAATAACATGACGATAAACCAAACTGCAgttaccttttatttttggaGAAACAGGTTAATCTGTAAATTTGGTTTTGACAAATTGTAATTCTAATTAGACATATCTGGTCTGGTTGATTTGCCTGTGCCTTATCTCTACCCTTCATCACGAGCACATGATGTTGGCAACTTAGCCAACATTTATCTTTGTTTAGGAtctattaattttagaaatgaaTTACTTCTTTGTAGTTGGAAGACGCATGTTTTATACGACgacattaaatttatatacataatatatagaatatattaTGGACTCTAGTACCCAAGGTGAGCCCAGGGAAAAGAGAGAGCACGAACGGAACAAGATATGATATGGAAGTTGGGGTCAAAGATGAgaaatacttaaatttgaaagatacaaatttaaatgtttcaaatcaatctttatttgattttatcataTTTGCTGAGTATTTTTAGCTAAATCCGTGACTTCCTTTATAATTTTAGTGtacttatatttgtaaaatattaattttatgtgtataggttttttttttggtagttTGGTTACTATGAGTGTTGTGATTCTATCACTATTATTgactattaataaaatatcattttatgttAAAACTCACTGTATATGACAGGCAGCGACCCATTCTCAGACAAACTCTAGAAATATAGATTATAGCTACGTAGATTCTGAAGAAGATACTTTTAGGAGGGGCTGCCGGAGGCCATGGTGGTCGGCCCCCAGCGAACAACGAAGAGAGTCGTTAGAAGATCAAAGAACctgctttgataccatgttgagatttaagattgataaaaatatattcttgagggcttaatggacccttctcatgttctattatttatatagataaaaagTTGATACAATGGGGAGATGGAAGGTTGAGGAGTTGTCCTAGACCTCTAGGTACAATCATTTGAGATAACCCAACACACTACCCCCTACTTTAGTCTTTCTGAATACACTAACTGAATACATTAACATAAGTAgacttagtaattattctaCGATTAAGCTCATACACACAACTCACACACACTAACCAATAATTCTAACATTTACAATGTGGtaacaataacaattattttcatgcatGCATGCATCATAAATACTGGGATGAAAGATTGTTGTATGCATGTTTGTTGAGTGCTTATTTGATTGAACGGGTTGCATGAAAATCAAGTTATGCATCTTTTAATCGATTGTGTTATGAATTGAGTCAATTATGTTATGAATGTCTTTCTCTATTTTAGTAACACTGTGTCATACACATGTTGACTATGCTTTTAATAAAATCGATTATTTCTCTGCTATGGgctttatattttgaaattttaaatgggCTTGAGTATGTGTGATTTTGATTCGCGCCCTTACAAATgttctttttgaaaactctgtaaacATTAAGTGTGTTTATGTCTTTGCTGTatttgaaaccctaaaaagttGCGTAAGAGTTTTCTGTAAATCCTTTGAAAAATGGAAACACCGTCCTCATCCAAACGTACTAGGAGAGTTCCTCCATCTGAAAGAAACGCAAGCCCTTCAAGATGGATTAGTGGCAGTACTGCTAGAGAAAGGTTCATGGGTTGGAAAAATGTCAAAGAGGTTGCTCCACACAATTCACTTGAGTTATCTCTGTTCAGAAACGAAGGCTTCATATTTCCAGAAAAGCTCGCTCATCAAGGTCTATCCATTTTTGTTCAGATGAAGGGGGACTACTATCCATATTTGGTTGGTGTGTTTTATAATAATCTCAAAGTTGTCGACGGTGACATTCATTCACGCGTAAAAGGGGTGGACATTGTGATCAATAATGATACATGGCTACAGGTTGTTGGATTTAAGGATGAAGGATGCATGTCACACTTATCCAATTCTCTACACAACAGGTGGACTAAAAAGAGGCAAATGTATAAAGACTGCATGAATTAAGTATCCTGGAAgatacaagaaagaaaagataattgCGTACATCCTTGATTGGGTATTGTTACCAGGAAGATTTCACTACGACAAGCTAACATCAGAAGATCTGTATTTGTTGAATGCAATACAGTTCaagattcaaacaaattagGTAGCTGTAATCAAGAAACATATTATTGATACAAGCTTACGTGACTGGTGTAACCTACCTTATGGTGTGTTCATTAGTAGAATCTTGATACTCAGCCAAGTGGTACTTACTGGTGAAGCTAAAGTTGTATGTAACAGATCCAATGAGATTGGAAAGGCAACTTTAACATGCATTGAACTGAAGAAAATGGCCACGGGATGGGTGTTCAATGATGAAGAAACTCAAGTCAGAGACAATAATGAAATGGTTGACTCTAATGGTGAACAAGTTTCATTCACTCCCAAATCTGAGTTTCAAAGATTTGTATTAAACAGATTTGAGAAGACTTCGAAGAAAGCTAGTAAGATGAAGAAATTTGTTATGCGTATGGAAAAAAAGATGGAAGAAATTATCAAGAATTATGTGGAAAGCTCCACATCAACAGAGGAATCAACCGATGAGGATGATGAGTCCATTGAAGAGGATTTTATGGATATGACTATATAGGATAAGGTTGCAGGATTAAATGTTATGAGTCTGATAAATTGTAGTTTATGCTTTGgttgtttgttgtgtttttatttattttttttgtaataactaGCTTTATAagccattttcttttgttataatCTGATTGTACTTCCTTGTTtgaaacaattaatgaaatcagATTTTGTTAAGTCAATTTATAAGTGAATGAATTATTATGAATGttgatttaaataaatagataatcgattacactATGTTTGTATGCAATTGGATACATTTTactgtttcattttcatttttgcataCTCATACATTAATCAATGATAATTCATGTAATGCAttgattctaaaatgcttgattTGGAAAGACcatgaaaggttttgcaggagcAATACCTGTTGACTGTGTGAAACAGGAAAATCAACAAAGTGTTACAAGAATTCAATTATGACTGTGATCTAATCGATTGAGTTTCGACATTGGTTTGAAAATTCCAAACTTTGGAATATTTGTTATCTTTAAACcttgtttaatattttgttgaatgCTTATTCTTCTTATATCTCTGTGCTTATCCGTTGTATCTATGTTTTGAGATGATAAGAGATTAAATTGTGTTTGATGATTGAAATAGTATCAACTATGCTATGATAATATTGCTCTACATTTGCTCTGATACAATGCTGGAATATGCTATTACATGCTCTGATACTCTGAttgtactgcattgtgcataTGTGATTTGAGATTAATAcatgcataatgatagggggagcattgCATATTATTGATCTGTTCACATGTTTTTCAATTAAGGGGGAGAAAATCTTAAAATCATGTGAATATCATTGATATGGTGAACATCATAatctg
It encodes the following:
- the LOC106780724 gene encoding uncharacterized protein At1g04910, whose product is MVSRGSYGSGGLLTGRFHARKLTPSVITFYTIFIFAFSIIVFLFYVRNISLDQDPRRPFIYRQSNSQQLPELHVHDKQQLWDSPFNHGLHQCVERTTKYKAAKGFNRYLTVRSNGGLNQMRTGISDMVAVAHMMNATLVIPQLDKRSFWKDSSVFSDIFDELHFIQSLKGDIRIVSELPKNLEGIPRARKHFTSWAGFGYYTDMTRLWSDYQVIHVAKSDSRLANNDLPLDIQRLRCRAMYQALRFSPPIENLGKRLVDRLRSQGGRYIALHLRYEKDMLSFTGCSYGLTDAESEELRILRENTNYWKVKAINSTEQRIGGFCPLTPKEVGIFLHALGYPPSTPIYIAAGEIYGGNTHLSELSSRFPNLIFKESLATSEELKDFTNHASQTAALDYIICVESDVFVPSYSGNMARAVEGHRRFLGHRKTINPDRKGLVGIFDMVETGVLEEGKELSQMVQRMHKNRQGAPRKRHGSPPGVKGRARFKTEESFYENPYPECICGSKSKLEIT